The following proteins come from a genomic window of Diprion similis isolate iyDipSimi1 chromosome 8, iyDipSimi1.1, whole genome shotgun sequence:
- the LOC124408829 gene encoding putative cyclin-dependent serine/threonine-protein kinase DDB_G0272797/DDB_G0274007 isoform X1, translating into MNSLVWICLTLLGQCYIGISAQGQRVAPGVPPQHYQQPPQPHQVHQQQQIHQQQQIHQQQVHQQQQFQQVPVQQVPVQPVPLQQQPQVQHVPVPQQQQQQQQQQQQVPHGHNHGVPQPGQILNAANIEHEKAHIAEHMEIPMDTNKMTDQELQFHYFKMHDADNNNKLDGCELIKSLIHWHEQGSKEPGTPNAEEKIFKDDELVALIDPILGMDDTNKDGFIDYPEFIQAQQKAAATGRP; encoded by the exons ATGAACTCGTTAGTGTGGATATGTCTCACACTATTGGGGCAATGTTATATAGGAATTAGTGCACAGGGTCAAAGAGTTGCACCGGGAGTTCCACCCCAACATTATCAACAG CCACCACAGCCGCATCAGGTTCATCAGCAGCAACAAATCCATCAGCAACAACAAATCCACCAGCAGCAAGTTCATCAACAACAACAG TTTCAGCAAGTACCAGTGCAACAAGTTCCTGTACAACCAGTTCCCCTCCAGCAGCAACCTCAAGTTCAACATGTGCCGGTAccacagcaacagcagcaacaacaacaacaacaacaacaagtgcCACATGGTCATAACCATGGGGTACCACAGCCAGGACAAATTCTCAATGCTGCAAACATTGAGCATGAAAAGGC ACACATAGCAGAGCACATGGAAATACCTATGGACACAAATAAAATGACGGATCAGGAGTTACAGTTccattatttcaaaatgcaTGATGCagacaataataacaaattaGATGGTTGTGAGCTTATAAAATCTCTCATCCATTGGCACG AGCAAGGGAGTAAGGAGCCAGGGACACCTAATGccgaggaaaaaatatttaaggaTGATGAGCTGGTTGCTTTAATTGATCCAATTTTGGGTATGGACGATACGAACAAAGATGGTTTTATCGATTATCCTGAATTTAT